From the genome of Perca flavescens isolate YP-PL-M2 chromosome 12, PFLA_1.0, whole genome shotgun sequence, one region includes:
- the prdx1 gene encoding peroxiredoxin-1, translating into MAAGKAQIGKLAPDFTAKAVMPDGQFSDLKLSDYRGKYVIFFFYPLDFTFVCPTEIIAFSDAAEDFRKIGCEIIAASVDSHFSHFAWTNTPRKQGGLGAMKIPLVSDTRRTISTDYGVLKEDEGIAYRGLFIIDDKGILRQITINDLPVGRSVDETMRLVQAFQFTDKHGEVCPAGWKPGSDTIKPDVQKSKDFFSKQ; encoded by the exons ATGGCTGCAGGCAAGGCTCAAATTGGAAAGCTGGCCCCGGACTTCACAGCTAAGGCGGTGATGCCAGACGGACAGTTCAGCGACCTGAAGCTGTCTGACTACAGAG GGAAATATGTTATCTTTTTCTTCTATCCACTGGACTTCACCTTTGTGTGTCCAACTGAGATCATCGCTTTCAGCGATGCAGCCGAAGACTTCAGGAAGATCGGCTGCGAGATCATCGCCGCCTCTGTTGACTCACACTTCTCCCATTTCGCATG GACCAACACACCACGAAAGCAGGGCGGTCTGGGTGCCATGAAGATTCCCCTAGTATCTGACACACGGCGCACCATCTCCACAGATTATGGTGTCCTAAAGGAGGATGAGGGCATCGCCTACAG ggGTCTGTTCATCATTGACGACAAGGGCATCCTGAGACAGATCACCATCAACGACCTCCCAGTTGGACGCTCTGTTGACGAGACTATGCGTTTGGTCCAAGCCTTTCAGTTCACTGACAAGCACGGAGAAG TCTGCCCAGCCGGCTGGAAACCAGGAAGTGACACCATCAAGCCTGACGTCCAGAAGAGCAAAGACTTCTTCTCCAAGCAGTAA
- the LOC114565890 gene encoding histone-binding protein N1/N2 isoform X2: MEEANKLIGTGKKHLVMGKVVEAVSALQEACGMLAKKYGDTADECGEAFFWCGKALLDLARMENSVLGNALEGVPEDEDEEKPKDSNVDSTENIDEKTRDELRVQVYDAMAEKKNEDSDKAEDKGNKAEDKGNKAEDKGNKAEDKGNKAEDKGNKAEDKGNKAEDKGNKAEDQEKGDVEKAEGCDEQHDSKKDEKKNSEVNGSKSESKDKVENDKEAQKESGDKEEKTEDDEEEEEEEDDCDVEMEGDAEEQGDGAAEKDSDDEEVGNLQLAWEMLEVAKVIYKRKEAKEDQLMAAQTHLKLGEVSSESGNYTQALEDFQECLKLQVKHLDSDSRLLAETHYQLGLTYSLDLQYSQAIEELKSSISVIKSRLDKLQELLDKAEGPEALPDERKEMEELKALLPEIQEKVEDATEGLKGALDGGATSSAFPGSTVQNGDSSSSSKINSTSTNEQASTAPVSNISHLVRKKRKPEESPVKEGVKKVKQNDGQTNGVHKANGDTNGHTDSTEVKSQ, encoded by the exons ATGGAGGAGGCCAACAAACTAATCGGCACGGGCAAGAAGCACCTGGTGATGGGGAAGGTGGTGGAGGCAGTGAGCGCCCTGCAGGAGGCCTGCGGCATGCT agCTAAAAAGTATGGAGACACAGCAGATGAGTGTGGAGAGGCTTTCTTCTGGTGTGGTAAAGCGCTGCTGGATTTGGCACG GATGGAGAACTCTGTCCTAGGTAATGCTCTGGAAGGAGTAccggaggatgaggatgaagaaAAACCCAAGGACTCAAATGTTGACAGCACAGAAAACATTGATG AAAAGACTAGAGATGAGCTGAGAGTTCAGGTGTATGATGCCatggcagagaaaaaaaatgaagactCTGACAAGGCTGAAGACAAAGGGAATAAGGCTGAAGACAAAGGGAATAAGGCTGAAGACAAAGGGAATAAGGCTGAAGACAAAGGGAATAAGGCTGAAGACAAAGGGAATAAGGCTGAAGACAAAGGGAATAAGGCTGAAGACAAAGGGAATAAG GCTGAAGACCAAGAGAAGGGTGATGTAGAAAAGGCTGAGGGTTGTGATGAGCAACATGACAGTAAAAAAGATGAGAAAAAGAACAGCGAGGTTAATGGAAGCAAATCTGAAAGTAAAGACAAGGTAGAAAATGACAAGGAAGCCCAGAAAGAATCTGGAGATAAGGAAGAGAAAACAGAAG atgatgaggaggaagaagaggaggaagatgactGTGATGTAGAAATGGAGGGCGATGCAGAAGAGCAAGGAGATGGTGCTGCTGAGAAG GACAGTGATGACGAGGAGGTGGGAAACCTGCAGCTCGCCTGGGAGATGTTGGAAGTAGCTAAAGTCATCTACAAAAG gaaagaggCTAAGGAGGATCAACTCATGGCAGCCCAGACTCACTTGAAACTGGGCGAAGTTTCTTCTGAATCAG GAAATTACACCCAGGCGTTGGAGGATTTCCAGGAGTGTCTGAAGCTGCAGGTGAAGCACCTGGACTCAGACAGCCGTCTGCTTGCTGAGACTCACTACCAGCTAGGTCTGACCTACAGCTTGGATCTTCAGTACAGCCAGGCCATCGAGGAGCTGAAGAGCTCCATCTCTGTCATCAAGAGCAGGCTGG ACAAACTGCAGGAGCTGCTGGACAAGGCCGAGGGCCCCGAGGCGCTGCCAGATGAGAGGAAGGAGATGGAGGAGCTGAAGGCTCTGCTGCCAGAGATCCAGGAAAAGGTGGAGGATGCCACGGAGGGTCTGAAGGGTGCACTG GATGGAGGTGCTACTTCCTCTGCATTCCCTGGCTCCACTGTGCAGAATGGAGACTCCTCATCCAGCTCAAAG ATTAACAGCACGTCAACCAACGAACAGGCCTCCACAGCTCCAGTCTCGAACATCTCCCACCTGGTCAGGAAGAAG aggaaacCAGAGGAGAGTCCAGTGAAGGAGGGCGTTAAGAAGGTGAAGCAGAATGATGGTCAGACTAACGGTGTTCACAAAGCCAACGGAGACACTAATGGACACACCGACAGTACGGAAGTCAAAAG tCAGTGA
- the LOC114565890 gene encoding histone-binding protein N1/N2 isoform X1 produces the protein MEEANKLIGTGKKHLVMGKVVEAVSALQEACGMLAKKYGDTADECGEAFFWCGKALLDLARMENSVLGNALEGVPEDEDEEKPKDSNVDSTENIDEKTRDELRVQVYDAMAEKKNEDSDKAEDKGNKAEDKGNKAEDKGNKAEDKGNKAEDKGNKAEDKGNKAEDKGNKAEDKGNKAEDKGNKAEDQEKGDVEKAEGCDEQHDSKKDEKKNSEVNGSKSESKDKVENDKEAQKESGDKEEKTEDDEEEEEEEDDCDVEMEGDAEEQGDGAAEKDSDDEEVGNLQLAWEMLEVAKVIYKRKEAKEDQLMAAQTHLKLGEVSSESGNYTQALEDFQECLKLQVKHLDSDSRLLAETHYQLGLTYSLDLQYSQAIEELKSSISVIKSRLDKLQELLDKAEGPEALPDERKEMEELKALLPEIQEKVEDATEGLKGALDGGATSSAFPGSTVQNGDSSSSSKINSTSTNEQASTAPVSNISHLVRKKRKPEESPVKEGVKKVKQNDGQTNGVHKANGDTNGHTDSTEVKSQ, from the exons ATGGAGGAGGCCAACAAACTAATCGGCACGGGCAAGAAGCACCTGGTGATGGGGAAGGTGGTGGAGGCAGTGAGCGCCCTGCAGGAGGCCTGCGGCATGCT agCTAAAAAGTATGGAGACACAGCAGATGAGTGTGGAGAGGCTTTCTTCTGGTGTGGTAAAGCGCTGCTGGATTTGGCACG GATGGAGAACTCTGTCCTAGGTAATGCTCTGGAAGGAGTAccggaggatgaggatgaagaaAAACCCAAGGACTCAAATGTTGACAGCACAGAAAACATTGATG AAAAGACTAGAGATGAGCTGAGAGTTCAGGTGTATGATGCCatggcagagaaaaaaaatgaagactCTGACAAGGCTGAAGACAAAGGGAATAAGGCTGAAGACAAAGGGAATAAGGCTGAAGACAAAGGGAATAAGGCTGAAGACAAAGGGAATAAGGCTGAAGACAAAGGGAATAAGGCTGAAGACAAAGGGAATAAGGCTGAAGACAAAGGGAATAAGGCTGAAGACAAAGGGAATAAGGCTGAAGACAAAGGGAATAAGGCTGAAGACCAAGAGAAGGGTGATGTAGAAAAGGCTGAGGGTTGTGATGAGCAACATGACAGTAAAAAAGATGAGAAAAAGAACAGCGAGGTTAATGGAAGCAAATCTGAAAGTAAAGACAAGGTAGAAAATGACAAGGAAGCCCAGAAAGAATCTGGAGATAAGGAAGAGAAAACAGAAG atgatgaggaggaagaagaggaggaagatgactGTGATGTAGAAATGGAGGGCGATGCAGAAGAGCAAGGAGATGGTGCTGCTGAGAAG GACAGTGATGACGAGGAGGTGGGAAACCTGCAGCTCGCCTGGGAGATGTTGGAAGTAGCTAAAGTCATCTACAAAAG gaaagaggCTAAGGAGGATCAACTCATGGCAGCCCAGACTCACTTGAAACTGGGCGAAGTTTCTTCTGAATCAG GAAATTACACCCAGGCGTTGGAGGATTTCCAGGAGTGTCTGAAGCTGCAGGTGAAGCACCTGGACTCAGACAGCCGTCTGCTTGCTGAGACTCACTACCAGCTAGGTCTGACCTACAGCTTGGATCTTCAGTACAGCCAGGCCATCGAGGAGCTGAAGAGCTCCATCTCTGTCATCAAGAGCAGGCTGG ACAAACTGCAGGAGCTGCTGGACAAGGCCGAGGGCCCCGAGGCGCTGCCAGATGAGAGGAAGGAGATGGAGGAGCTGAAGGCTCTGCTGCCAGAGATCCAGGAAAAGGTGGAGGATGCCACGGAGGGTCTGAAGGGTGCACTG GATGGAGGTGCTACTTCCTCTGCATTCCCTGGCTCCACTGTGCAGAATGGAGACTCCTCATCCAGCTCAAAG ATTAACAGCACGTCAACCAACGAACAGGCCTCCACAGCTCCAGTCTCGAACATCTCCCACCTGGTCAGGAAGAAG aggaaacCAGAGGAGAGTCCAGTGAAGGAGGGCGTTAAGAAGGTGAAGCAGAATGATGGTCAGACTAACGGTGTTCACAAAGCCAACGGAGACACTAATGGACACACCGACAGTACGGAAGTCAAAAG tCAGTGA